A single window of Desulfovibrio sp. G11 DNA harbors:
- a CDS encoding pyridoxal phosphate-dependent aminotransferase: MSILADSVTGYLEHASWIRRMFEAGGHLKARYGADKVYDFSLGNPDLPAPPAVAEGLRAFAAHAHEPFAFGYMPNGGFAWAREKLADYLSREQGVALKAEDVILGCGAAGVLNAFLRAVLNPGEEMLAFAPYFVEYGFYVSNHGGVFKAVQSKKDTFAPDLDALEAAINEKTRVVLINSPHNPTGVVYRRKEISAIADLLLNKSQEYGKPIWLVADEPYRFLAYDGVEVPSVLPLYPYAIAISSFSKSLSLPGERLGYAAVSPKLPAEEKKLLMAALTLTTRILGFVNPPVVGQHIMAAALGSQVDLEVYAARRKAMAEVLEQAGYEFQMPSGAFYFFPKAPGGDDVAFVNALLEERVLAVPGTGFGCPGHFRLAFCVDESVIRNAAEGFAKARATVK; this comes from the coding sequence ATGTCTATTCTTGCCGACAGTGTTACCGGCTACCTCGAACACGCATCGTGGATACGCCGCATGTTTGAAGCCGGAGGACATCTCAAGGCGCGTTACGGCGCGGACAAGGTGTATGATTTCAGCCTGGGCAACCCCGACCTGCCCGCCCCGCCCGCTGTGGCCGAAGGTTTGCGCGCCTTTGCCGCGCACGCTCACGAACCGTTTGCTTTCGGCTACATGCCCAACGGCGGCTTTGCCTGGGCCCGGGAAAAACTGGCTGACTACCTGAGCCGCGAGCAGGGCGTAGCCCTGAAGGCTGAAGACGTGATTCTGGGCTGCGGCGCGGCTGGCGTACTCAACGCCTTTTTGCGCGCCGTGCTCAATCCCGGCGAAGAAATGCTGGCTTTTGCTCCCTATTTTGTGGAGTACGGCTTTTACGTGTCCAACCACGGTGGCGTCTTCAAGGCCGTGCAAAGCAAAAAAGACACCTTTGCGCCCGATCTGGACGCGCTGGAAGCCGCCATCAACGAAAAAACCCGCGTAGTGCTCATCAACTCGCCCCACAACCCCACGGGCGTAGTCTACAGGCGCAAGGAAATATCGGCCATTGCCGACCTGCTGCTCAACAAGAGCCAGGAATACGGCAAACCGATCTGGCTGGTGGCTGACGAGCCTTACCGCTTTCTGGCCTATGACGGCGTGGAAGTTCCCTCGGTGCTGCCTCTCTATCCTTATGCCATTGCCATCAGCTCTTTTTCAAAAAGCCTTTCCCTGCCGGGTGAACGCCTGGGCTATGCCGCTGTTTCGCCCAAGCTGCCCGCAGAAGAGAAAAAGCTGCTCATGGCCGCCCTTACCCTCACCACCCGAATTCTGGGCTTTGTCAATCCACCCGTGGTTGGTCAGCACATCATGGCCGCGGCCCTGGGCAGCCAGGTGGACCTTGAGGTCTACGCGGCCCGCCGCAAGGCCATGGCCGAGGTGCTTGAGCAGGCAGGCTACGAATTCCAGATGCCTTCGGGAGCCTTTTACTTCTTCCCCAAGGCTCCCGGCGGCGACGACGTGGCCTTTGTAAACGCCCTGCTTGAAGAGCGTGTGCTCGCCGTACCCGGCACCGGCTTCGGCTGCCCGGGCCATTTCCGCCTGGCCTTCTGCGTGGACGAAAGCGTTATCCGCAATGCGGCCGAAGGCTTTGCCAAAGCCCGCGCCACAGTAAAATAA